ACTCACGACCTTCAGATGGCCCAAACTGGTTATTTGGATCATATTGAGAATATGAGACTGACGCGCTAGCCAACTGCGCCACGAAGACTGTTTCTTGACGGTGCAGCGAATAATTTTCCACTATGAAAATTTCACAAGCCTGTCGCCTGCCGCCTTGTCGCCACCGGAACTAGGAGTGTTGACTTTCTCTCGCATTGCCCCGGAGAATCAAGTTAAGAGTCTTCCATTTTACGTATCCCAAGACGCCAAATTTAGACGTCATGCAATTCCGGGTTTAAAGACCGTTAAATATGGCCGTTGTTCAGGTTTCCTGGCTCGTTATTGAAACGGAGTCATGGCACCTCTACTATGAGCCGGCAAAAACACAAATATAAAATACATCATCAATCCGCGTCTAGCTTCAGACTCACTCAAGTACCTACACAAAATGGTAGTAAGCTACACCACTATAGTTGCAGGCTCACTAGGTATAATAAGACATCACAAACAAGGATTCATTGTGATCTTAAACCAGAATAACACCAGCACATGACTCAGGCTGATATAAGTGTTTATGGCCGTAAGGGGAAGGTCACCAAAGAATAACAATGAAAACAGGCACGATTCCATTACCAAATGGACTATGAAGTATTGTGATATCTACTCAATCACTTGCGGCTAACAATATCTAAAATAACTCGTTCATCAGTTGGCGCGTTTCCTCCACGTCTGTCTCGCGCAGTTTTGCCGCCTCCGTTCTCTTTACGCGTAGATAGTGTTGAATGATGCTGCTTCCAACCATGGTCTCAAGATCTGTATAATTTTCTTCCAGATTATCGAGCGCCTCTCCTATACTCTTGGGGAGAGATTTTGCATCCCGGGGCCACGGGTCCGTCATGATGCCCGTATCCGGCCATAACAGAGGCTCCTTGTTGGTGCAACCAAGCAATCCCGCGCTCAAGATTGCTGCCAGGGCCAAGTACATATTGGCCGTTGCGTCTATGCAACGGACTTCCCAGTGCCCGGCCTTGATCTTTCGAATCGGAACTAGACGGTTCTCGGTGCCCCAGCCAACCAAATGACCAGCAAGATATGGCTGGACACGCTCATAAGATATCTCGTAAGGTAGGCAGAAGGCACACAGTTGCGGAAGGCGCTGTAGCATGCCGGCGAGGAAGTGATTTTGCATATGGGGCGGGTTGATGGAGATATGAGTATGCTGCCCCGTCGATTGCCGACGTGACTCTACCGGTCGGGGCGACATGGTTACCGTCAAGCCATGGCGGTTGAAGATACGCTTGAGAGTATCGTGAACGAGTATCAGCTGGTCGACAGCGGCAAGCGGAGGGAGGCATCCGAGGGTCAATTCGTACTGTCCACGCCGGCCCTCCGTCTGAAAGGCATCAATCTTAACGCCtgccgccagcagcacccgAACCGCCTCCTCAACGTGCTCATAACATGGATCACGGAGGCCGCAGACAGAGAATCGTCCAAATCCAGAACTATAAGGGATCAGGATCCCCTCTGCATTGGCCTTCATAACCTCAAATTCCACTTCAAACCCAACAAGAAAATACACCCCAAACATTTCCTCGGCTTTTTTACCGACTGTTTCCAGAGCACGGCGAGGGCAAAGGTTCCAGTTAGGCCCGGGCCGCGCTGGGGCATATTCGACAACTTTGCACATCACATTGGCATACAGAGGATCCAACGTCGGTCGCGTCTGGAGGGAGCTCCAATCAGGCACCAGCCAGTCATTACCTGTTGGGTCGAGCTCGGGCAGCAAGTTGTTATCCACGATACAGTGGAACGCAATAGGCGGTACATGGACGACTCTCTCTCCGGCGGCAATGGTCAGTCCATGTTCAATGGGCACTATGCGGGCCCTGAGGAGGCCTGAATAATCCTGCCATTGGAGGCGAAGGAATTGCACTCCTGGGTGTTGATCTAAGAATATTCGCAGAGCATCTGATGGGACAAGCTCTGGAATAAAGGCAATCTGCCCTGTTGTCGAGGGTGCGATCGTTTCTGGGAACATGGCGAAATACAGCGGACGGTACTTCCTCAAGAAGGTACGTCCAGTAAGGTTCGCTGTTGTTTATAGTATAGGGATAACTGAAGATATTGATGAACTTTTAAGGGTCCAAGAGACCATAAAGAGAGATAGTTCCAAGACAGCTAATCACAATGTCTGggcaaaggcatcaataATCTCGTGCCGAGTTGATTCGGCTCTGACTGCTTTTATCTACATGGAATAGCTGCACTTTATATAACCTAATTCAAatgtaagaaaaaaaagggagaaagagaTCTAGTAATAATATGGTATAGCACGGCCTTTCGGGATAGGAAAATACGTCAAGCGGTTGGATATTGTAGATGCATCGCACCATCACACCCCTCGCGTCACTAGATGCCCCGACACAGCGGGAACTCTCATCATAGGTCCTAAGGGTTCCCTGTTATAGGGGACATGGATATTTAAGCATCACGCAAGTATGAATCATGGTCCTAGTAGTATTCCTGTACTGAAACATTTTCTTACAATGAGATTGTATCTATAACTGGTCTAGACAATGCTTCCATAACTGAGACATCGCTGCCAGAACTGAGACATTACGCATAGTGACGCCAACGATGGAGAGGCGGTGAGTATTATGAGTAAGAGTATTATAGTAAGATTCCGAATATTAGTATTTGATCTACGTGTCTTGGAGTCGCGATGAGCTGAAGTTGAATAGTATGTCaatccccctcccctcctcgccacctccctctctctcttcaaatTTTGCTTCAACAGTTTTTTtaacaagagagagaaagtaaaagaaaaagagaaaaaaagcgaGTACAATGACAATCAGCAAACTCCATAGATTTCCGCATGACCCTGTTTTGGCGAAATTGTTGCATGCAAGCAAAAACAGACCCGACACAGCGATAGTCATTCATGACGTTTGTGGCTATGAGAAAAGCTATTCACAGCTACTTGGTGATGTTATACGCACACGAAACGAGCTCCTCATGCAGTTACCATCGTCCATACTTGATGAGCATGGTATACTACATCTGGAAACCCCATACATTCCTGTTCTTACACGCAGCGGTTATGAGTTCCTTGTCGCCTTCTTCGCTATCCGGGCCATTGGTGGTGCCTGTATTCCGTTCGGTAAGTCTTTCTGGCATGGATGTCGTTACTTCTGTCTAATCTCATAATGGAAAAGGCTCTGGAATCCttccagaagaagcatcTCATTTCCTGTCAATCACAAAGGCCACCTGCATCCTGGTTGGTAGCAATGATTGTATTAAGAGGGCTGTGAAGATAGCTGCATTTATTAATAGCCAAGGCGGAACCGCCTTTACACTACCCATCTCTCATGATGCTGAACCCATCCGGGCCTCCAATGTCGATATTGATGAAGGCGTTCAACTTGCACCAGATGGCCCAGGCATGGTTCTCTTCACGTCTGGAACCACTGGTCTGCCTAAAGGTGCGATTCTTCCGAGAAACTGCTTCACCAACGTGAGTCTTGCGAAGCCAGGAGAAGCCTGTATCAACTATCGTCCAGGGCATTGGATCGGCGGGGCGCGAACTCTGATCATGCCCATGCTATCTGGAAAGGAGCTTTACACATTCGGAGAAAAAGGCAGTGCGAAGGAAGTTCTAAACGCGTTCAGAACGCATCGCATTACACAAGCCGCCTTCACACCAACATTATTAAGAAACATGAGGGAGCTGCTAATAAACTCTGACGGGCAAGTTCCCAATGAGAAACGCGGCGAATATGCCAGCTGGTTCAAGGCACTTGATGGGCTAAAGTGCTCTGCGGGGATGATCGATCACTCAACTTTGAAGTTCTGGACTGAATTAACTGGTTTGCACATGTATATTGGCTACAGTGCAACGGAATTGGGCGGTCTAACCATCGCCACGAGAGATCCCGTAACAACTATTGTATGTTCTATTTGCATTTTCACGCCTATGGCTAGTCGCGCATTCACAACTAATCACATTATTAATAGTCTCTCATTGGATCTCCAATCCCTAATATCAAGGTGAAACTTTCAGAAGGTAACACCGGCGAAATACTGGTGAAGAGTCCATTCATGCTCATTGGGTAAGTATTGCACCCAGAAATTTGTTTAACAACGCCAACGCTCACATTGCGGCTCCGTATAGCTACGTTGGCGAGGATGACTTAACACGCGCTGcgtttgatgaagagggatACTATAAAACCGGCGATCTTGCTGAGCTAAGAGATGGCCAATATTATTTTACGGGTCGAAAAAACCATGATTGTAAGTTTTGATCTGTAGGGGCGCCTTGGAGGCAATCACATCGACTCAGCATGAATGAATCAGCTAATTAGCTCCTAGTTGCCTTTTTCCGTTTCTTTCGCATTCCATTACAGAAAGTGGAACAAAGCTTACTAGATCTACCTTACATCTCAGAAGCATGTGTCCTTGCGATTCCAGATCACGAAGCAAAAGAACTTTGCGCAGCTGCTATTCGCCTTGATGCAACGAGTGGTGTACCAGCGTCTGAGATTACCCTGGCTCGCATCCGGTCGGACCTCATGCAGAGCCTGCCCATGTATATGCTTCCCGCTATTCTCCGAATActggaagacggagaggaCATTCCACGTAATATTTCAGGCAAGGTTGTCAAGGCAGCTGTTCGCAGGGAGCTTTTTGCGACAACAGACTGGTGGCCGCATAGCAACCCGCCACCAGAGGTTGAGTATTGGGGTAACATGCCCCCAATATTCGAGGCAGCTACCCGACCATGGGATTGGTGTGGTGTGCAAAGAGCCGATTGAAAGGATCAGTAAGTGATGAAATTGCTGGAAATTCTCTCATCTATTAGATTGAGGAAAACTAGGTACGATTGCTATTGTTCTCTTATAAATGTTCCATTCGGGCCCTCTTCTATTATATGTAAAGTACGCTTTCATTGATGAACACCACGTTTCTTCTTATCTGTTACTTGAGGTTCAGATACTTGATAAATTGAATAGAGAAAATGGTATGCGTTGATAACCATGCTCTGCCACTACAGGCCGTTTTCAGTATGCCTGTCATGAATAATGCTAAATGAAAAGCTGAGTTCTCCAACGAGTTCTCTCGCCAGTCTGCTCGCGCAAGGACATATTAGCACCAGGTTTCGTTATACAAGAAGTAGGCCTAGGAGCTTCTTATGGGAAATAAGAATATGGATATCAAGACAGAGCTTGCCACTTACTGAGTCAAACGATTGACATCGCGAATCAAGTACCAAGTAACACTGTGAATTAATGCCGCGGCCGCGAATCCCGCATCTGCAGGTACATCCCTAGTTAAGAATTCACCCATGTGGGGTATTTCTATCTCTGTCAGTTTCGGTGGCAGCGGGTGCGCCCGACTCAGCGCAGAATGCAATATGATCATTCTCGTTGTGATGCCTTTAGGAATTAAATGAGCTTGAGCTGTACCAGTTGGGTCGTTGGCCCACCAAGAGGAGGTCGCCTTCGAGGCCTTCATGTCCCGGGACACATAGCTTATAAGAGTCATGTAGCTTCCTAGACGCTCAAGGATAGAGATCATCTCTCCATATATTTGCTTCGGAAAGCGGCCGCCAAGACCAAATTCCCAGTCGAGAAACTGGTAACCTGTTTTGGTGCTTGTGTTTAGGGCTTGGTACTTGTGAAAGATGCGACGGCGAGCGGCCTGGAGGTGAAAGCCAGGGCTTGTTTTATCTTTAATGTCACCGAAATTACCGTGAAGATGTGCAAGAACGGTTTGTTGGATGCACATATAATAACAGGCTAGCCCATACATGGTTTTAGCCGTATTTTCGCGGAGTTCTGAATGTTCGGAGAGAGGGTAGGGGAAGATTGTCCAGAAGTATCCAGTTACAACACCAAGGGTGACGAAAGCAAGCCGGTAAGGGAATATTATATACGGTGCATACACAGCTTGTCCAGATGCCAAGACGGCTGCTTCCCCCAACTTTCGGACCTGAAGTTCATTTGCTATCATTACGATTGAAGCAATGAGAGCAACAAACCATATGCTGAAGAGACTAGGAAATTTGACGACTAAATACACAAGTTAGCAAGGAAATCGAGCTTGCCGTAGATCGATGGATTTATGGCAGCCAGACAACTTACATAGATAGCCAAGCACTATGAACCACAACCAGAGGAAGACTAATATACCAGGAGTCTTTTCGTCGACCACGTACCAGATGATATAGCTCGTTATCATTGAGGCTAGAGTACCAAGTACTCGACCTAGTAAAAGAAAGGTTGATGATCCAGCAGTGCGAGCCATGGAAAGCAATATGGCAAACAACGACCAGAGAAACCGGTGTCTGAAATAGAAATTTTGCGAATCGTGAAGGAACGCAATAATAGCTATAGTCATGATGGCACAAACGACACGGAGCCCGAACGCTGCATGGTCACTACGAAAAACAGAAGGGATCTTGCGAATATAATCCCCAATAGTCTCCATCAGGCTACTAGGTGGGAGGTGGTCGGGGTTTTTTGGACTGTAAAATCCGGGACCAAGTTCGACGTTTGTCTGTTTTTCTGCGTCTTGAGAAGTACTCTTTTGTTGGGTGCCTCCCAAGTGAACAAATCTTTCAACCCAATATTTAGGGTGGAAGAACGGTGGTATGAGTAACCGCTTAGGGCGCGAATAGCAGTCGTCGAGGAATGTGAGGAGATTAAGGAGTTCATTTCCCAAAGACGAGAGGAGAGTTTGAGACTGTGATGCTTAGCCACTAGTAACGTAAGAAGGAGACAAATAATACATTACTTACGTGAAGAAATAGGAAGTACCGCAAAGTGTTGGAGTGCATTTCTGAAGTATATTCACTAAGGTTTCCAACCTGTGGTCGATGTTGAATGTAACACTCAAGCAGTTTTTTGTTACTTATagcctcattctcctcgtcGAGAACACGGCCCCTCTCGAAAACGTCGCGATATGACTCAAGGAATCCCGCCTCGCCCGGATTCACGGCAACAGCGCGGTGCTCCACGTCGACCTTTCTCACACGAGACCTGCTAAACAGAGAGCGTCCCTTTATCAGTTCTAACCGAACTTTGGCGTGTTCGATTCCTTCAAGGATTGCCTCAGTCATTTTTTGTGAATGCTGATGCATTGCTGTTTCGAGATGTTgccagtcatcatcatatgACGAATCGTTGTCTGTCTCAGAATGACGGTTTATCGCACAGGCGTCGTTGGAGAGATTGTATCCAGCAGCAGTGGATAGTTGCAGCATGTCTGCTACTGAGCTTAGGCCAGAGGCCGGTGGTATGAGGTCTACCAACAACGAAGAGATATCCTCAAGCTGTGAATGATCAAAAACACCCCAAGATATTTCTCGTGCTGCATACTCGCTGTTTTGGCGAGTCTTGGAGACCTCGTTGACAAAATGTTGCACAGCGGTCTCAAGTTGACTGGCACATGGGTTGTTGTCCATTTCTCCTGTGCCAGTGATTGTccttaataaaatactttgCATGCATTTCCTCTGAGTCCGCGTGACGCCTGCCAATCCATCAAGACAGGCTCCCATATCTTTTTTGAAGACGTCTCTGCAGCTTTGCGGGAACAATATCAGGGCATTGACAAGACCAACAGCTTGCCCGACTAGAAAAGCCTCCAAAATAATGTTAGTCTGATCAATGACTTGCTTCGTATTAGGGGCCCGAGCTATGCCTGGCAGTGTCGCGACAGCAAGGATGCCAGCGATGGTACATTGGAGGCCCCAGTCAGGGAATGCAGACTTCAATGTGCACGAAGACCAAATGAAGAATATTAAAAAGATGGCGACAACCGCTTCCGCCGAGGAATTGTATGCATTTAGTTCGTCAACATTGTTTGTAGTATGTTGTCTGGCCTGAACACCAGACCAACCAGCGAGCAGTGCCCAACAGTAAGCCAGAACAATTGCGAATGTGAGTCGAACATTGTGTCTAATTAACATCGCCCGGGGGAGAGCTGGCAGAACGCAGGCAGATATAATGGGAGCTAAATAAGCATTGGTCTTGAAGTGGTTGATCCAACTATCCGATTGAATAGCACACACAAGCACAGCTGGTGGTATCGACGTTTTGATGGCCATCCTAGCTGTATACCAGTCCAACTTCTGCTGGAACAGCACCGACTTGAGCTGCAGCCGCCGCGTTGTATCATTTTGAAAGGCGGTAGTTTCGGTCCTTGCCAAGGTTCCAGTCCTTGCCAGGGTTCCAGATCTCGATAGTAGCGTTGCTTCTGACGTGGATGTATTTCGGTTGCCTGAGACCATAGCTGGTGTCTCCGTGGACATGATTGTACTAGGTCCCCCATGAAAAGGACAGCCTAGGAATGAAAATTAGAGCTTCATGGGCCAGTACGAGGATATTGTGTCGCTCTACCTCCATTCCCTCCTCGGCGATGGAACTTATGTGGGAAGCTGGGTCAATTTTCCACCTTGTTACAACGCTGGGCCGAATTAGgtcattcattcatcacGGTCAATACTGAGCTTGAATACGCCCGATTTTACTCATCCAACTAGAGCCTAATTATGGCCAAAGAGAGATTCTGGCTTTGCAACTCCTCCAGGTGTGTCGTGGCTGACGTGGCTGCCGGCGCTCCCGGCGAACCCACAGCTAGAGCTTTTGTTGAACTATGCGACTCATCTTATGCTACTATGACATATGGAAAAGAGCAATTGATCTATTTCTTGTGGGACTTGGGCGAAACGAGACAAGGAGAGACGCCAAACCGTTCCAGATGCATATGAAGTCAGATCGCTACTGACACgagcacatacgaccatagaTAGAGGAGAATTCGGGGTCCCATAAAGCTCTTTTCTTAACCAAGTTTAATGTCTTCCACTTATGCATCCTAAGAACCCGAATTTGGCGTTAcgtcatttttttttttttttggggggggggggggggagaCAATGAACGCCATgctttataaaaagaaaatctgCCGTTAAGTTACCTGACCTAACTAAACAAACGGAGCTCATATAGCCACACGAAGCAGTTCTAGTAATTATATCCCAAcataatatttattattaagcTTAATGTTTTTACCCTATTCAAAGGCAAATATACACCCAGTCTCATAAGTCTCCTATACAAAATCTTACCCTTTACTTATATTGGTCCTGCAAGTAGCCCAGCCTCCCAAACAGCTTCTAAGAAAGCACATCTCGCTTAGAAACACAATCacaccatcctcatcttcatgcAGCTCCATGAAAGAGCTTCTAAAGCTTTTGATCGACGTACTCTTTGGCGTCAGCCCTGGACGTCCGTGTCAAGATCAACCTCTATAACGGACTGCAATGGCACAGCGGCGGGTCGAGTACATCTTGGCCACAATCTAAATGCTATACTTAGCCGGCTCACTCACGGTATCCTTTGGCGAGGCACCCTTATATTCGAGAAGCTAGTCTTGAATACTTCCCAGAGGGGGCTAAATATTGCCGTGCCAGCCCCATATCCATGCCTGGTCTTGCCCGACAAAATAATTCCGGGAAAGGTAATCCTCGGTCAGACTCGGAggatcttcatctgcaacaTCGCTTGGCGGGTAACTGATGACTGTTTCACGTCATTGGCATGGAACTTCAAGAGCATGTGGAATACTGCTGTCGCTTACCTTGTTCAAAGTCAAGGAGAGCCTCGGTCATTGAGG
The sequence above is drawn from the Trichoderma breve strain T069 chromosome 5, whole genome shotgun sequence genome and encodes:
- a CDS encoding glutamine synthetase, catalytic domain-containing protein — protein: MFPETIAPSTTGQIAFIPELVPSDALRIFLDQHPGVQFLRLQWQDYSGLLRARIVPIEHGLTIAAGERVVHVPPIAFHCIVDNNLLPELDPTGNDWLVPDWSSLQTRPTLDPLYANVMCKVVEYAPARPGPNWNLCPRRALETVGKKAEEMFGVYFLVGFEVEFEVMKANAEGILIPYSSGFGRFSVCGLRDPCYEHVEEAVRVLLAAGVKIDAFQTEGRRGQYELTLGCLPPLAAVDQLILVHDTLKRIFNRHGLTVTMSPRPVESRRQSTGQHTHISINPPHMQNHFLAGMLQRLPQLCAFCLPYEISYERVQPYLAGHLVGWGTENRLVPIRKIKAGHWEVRCIDATANMYLALAAILSAGLLGCTNKEPLLWPDTGIMTDPWPRDAKSLPKSIGEALDNLEENYTDLETMVGSSIIQHYLRVKRTEAAKLRETDVEETRQLMNELF
- a CDS encoding AMP-binding enzyme domain-containing protein, with the protein product MQLPSSILDEHGILHLETPYIPVLTRSGYEFLVAFFAIRAIGGACIPFGSGILPEEASHFLSITKATCILVGSNDCIKRAVKIAAFINSQGGTAFTLPISHDAEPIRASNVDIDEGVQLAPDGPGMVLFTSGTTGLPKGAILPRNCFTNVSLAKPGEACINYRPGHWIGGARTLIMPMLSGKELYTFGEKGSAKEVLNAFRTHRITQAAFTPTLLRNMRELLINSDGQVPNEKRGEYASWFKALDGLKCSAGMIDHSTLKFWTELTGLHMYIGYSATELGGLTIATRDPSLIGSPIPNIKVKLSEGNTGEILVKSPFMLIGYVGEDDLTRAAFDEEGYYKTGDLAELRDGQYYFTGRKNHDFAFFRFFRIPLQKVEQSLLDLPYISEACVLAIPDHEAKELCAAAIRLDATSGVPASEITLARIRSDLMQSLPMYMLPAILRILEDGEDIPRNISGKVVKAAVRRELFATTDWWPHSNPPPEVEYWGNMPPIFEAATRPWDWCGVQRAD
- a CDS encoding fusaric acid resistance protein-like domain-containing protein → MDNNPCASQLETAVQHFVNEVSKTRQNSEYAAREISWGVFDHSQLEDISSLLVDLIPPASGLSSVADMLQLSTAAGYNLSNDACAINRHSETDNDSSYDDDWQHLETAMHQHSQKMTEAILEGIEHAKVRLELIKGRSLFSRSRVRKVDVEHRAVAVNPGEAGFLESYRDVFERGRVLDEENEAISNKKLLECYIQHRPQVGNLSEYTSEMHSNTLRYFLFLHSQTLLSSLGNELLNLLTFLDDCYSRPKRLLIPPFFHPKYWVERFVHLGGTQQKSTSQDAEKQTNVELGPGFYSPKNPDHLPPSSLMETIGDYIPIIAFLHDSQNFYFRHRFLWSLFAILLSMARTAGSSTFLLLGRVLGTLASMITSYIIWYVVDEKTPGILVFLWLWFIVLGYLFVKFPSLFSIWFVALIASIVMIANELQVRKLGEAAVLASGQAVYAPYIIFPYRLAFVTLGVVTGYFWTIFPYPLSEHSELRENTAKTMYGLACYYMCIQQTVLAHLHGNFGDIKDKTSPGFHLQAARRRIFHKYQALNTSTKTGYQFLDWEFGSYMTLISYVSRDMKASKATSSWWANDPTGTAQAHLIPKGITTRMIILHSALSRAHPLPPKLTEIEIPHMGEFLTRDVPADAGFAAAALIHSVTWYLIRDVNRLTQ